In the Nitrospirales bacterium LBB_01 genome, one interval contains:
- a CDS encoding TusE/DsrC/DsvC family sulfur relay protein — translation MRSISCDGKSIELDEDGYLTNLNDWSEGVAKMLATEDSLDLTDAHWEVINFLRSYYQQYQIAPMIKILVKEIKKTMGADKGNTKYLYQLFPDGPAKQACRYAGLPKPTGCV, via the coding sequence ATGCGTTCAATTAGTTGTGATGGTAAGAGCATAGAGCTTGACGAGGATGGGTATCTGACAAACCTAAATGACTGGTCTGAGGGTGTGGCAAAGATGTTGGCCACAGAGGACAGCCTTGATTTGACAGATGCGCACTGGGAGGTCATTAATTTTTTAAGGTCGTACTATCAGCAGTATCAGATAGCTCCTATGATTAAGATATTGGTCAAGGAGATTAAAAAGACGATGGGTGCAGACAAGGGCAACACCAAGTACCTGTATCAGTTGTTTCCAGATGGTCCTGCAAAGCAGGCGTGTCGTTATGCTGGTCTTCCTAAGCCTACCGGCTGCGTATAA
- a CDS encoding HNH endonuclease — protein sequence MRKLTDGVCYYCGLKFPATELTMDHLIPLSKGGMSARENIVAACRNCNTKKNSQLTVDWTEYMERLKGMESLV from the coding sequence ATGAGGAAACTCACTGATGGCGTCTGTTACTACTGCGGCCTCAAATTCCCTGCCACCGAGCTTACCATGGACCACTTGATACCGCTTTCAAAGGGCGGCATGTCAGCACGGGAAAACATTGTGGCCGCCTGTAGAAACTGTAACACCAAGAAAAATTCTCAGCTAACAGTTGACTGGACTGAGTATATGGAAAGACTGAAAGGCATGGAGTCATTGGTGTAA
- a CDS encoding DUF507 family protein produces the protein MMLSDDKVSHLSHIVVTGLKTKKLVKLIADEPAIRKTIKSILTAHLNVWQDVDAAVRKKVKSLKKGLTEGTQEWDIMYRKFFEEESARRGGTFT, from the coding sequence ATGATGCTCTCCGATGATAAAGTATCCCACCTGTCGCACATAGTTGTAACAGGGTTAAAGACTAAAAAACTGGTAAAGCTCATTGCAGATGAACCAGCAATCAGAAAGACAATAAAATCTATACTCACAGCACACTTGAATGTGTGGCAGGATGTTGACGCAGCGGTAAGGAAAAAAGTTAAGTCACTAAAAAAGGGGCTAACTGAGGGCACTCAGGAATGGGACATCATGTATAGAAAGTTTTTTGAAGAGGAAAGCGCAAGACGAGGGGGAACGTTTACGTGA
- a CDS encoding DUF507 family protein — protein sequence MRVQKAWVGIVAADIVSRLLTDGLVTAAVTKEELVREVRDIMMDELMAEDRVNEEVRELLKSYEPEIEKGRMDYKKLFDMTKHKLIRERNIVI from the coding sequence ATGAGAGTACAAAAGGCATGGGTTGGAATTGTAGCGGCAGATATAGTTAGCAGGTTGCTGACGGATGGGTTGGTGACAGCTGCTGTTACCAAAGAAGAGCTGGTGCGTGAGGTAAGGGATATTATGATGGATGAGCTTATGGCAGAAGATAGAGTGAACGAGGAGGTCAGAGAGCTTCTAAAGTCCTATGAGCCTGAAATAGAGAAGGGTCGTATGGACTACAAAAAACTCTTCGATATGACTAAGCATAAGTTAATAAGAGAGAGAAACATCGTCATATGA
- the rpsR gene encoding 30S ribosomal protein S18: MIQKSRSADQAKFKRFARKKFCRFCAEKTPFIDYKDMRTLRSYVTERGKILPSRMTGTCAGHQRELTTAVKRARNIAMLSFMEK; encoded by the coding sequence ATGATTCAAAAGAGCAGGAGCGCAGACCAGGCAAAGTTTAAGAGGTTTGCAAGAAAGAAGTTTTGCAGGTTTTGTGCAGAAAAAACTCCGTTTATAGATTACAAAGATATGCGGACACTTAGATCGTATGTTACCGAACGAGGGAAGATCCTTCCCAGCAGGATGACAGGCACATGCGCCGGGCATCAGAGGGAGCTTACCACTGCAGTAAAACGTGCCAGAAATATTGCCATGCTTTCTTTTATGGAAAAATAA
- the ssb gene encoding single-stranded DNA-binding protein: protein MAMFNKVIFVGNLTRDPEIRYTGQGLAVASFAIAINTRIKQGDEWKEETLFIDVSVFGKQAEACGQYLNKGNPVLVEGRLRERRWESEGQKRSKFEVVSQTIKFLPKRGGESFKGSQDGFSAPDEMTDLEPF, encoded by the coding sequence CTGGCAATGTTTAACAAAGTAATATTTGTTGGAAATCTGACAAGGGACCCTGAGATTCGGTACACAGGACAGGGGTTGGCGGTTGCCAGTTTTGCCATCGCAATTAATACAAGAATTAAGCAGGGAGACGAGTGGAAAGAGGAGACGTTGTTTATTGATGTTTCCGTTTTTGGAAAACAAGCAGAGGCCTGCGGTCAGTACCTTAACAAAGGAAATCCGGTGTTGGTAGAGGGACGGCTCAGGGAGCGGCGCTGGGAGTCTGAGGGACAAAAGAGGAGCAAGTTTGAAGTAGTATCCCAGACAATTAAGTTTTTACCTAAAAGAGGGGGAGAGTCCTTCAAAGGAAGTCAGGATGGTTTTTCAGCGCCGGATGAGATGACCGACCTTGAGCCATTTTAG